The genome window TCTACAAAAAACTGCATTTGTTTTGATGTAGAAACTAATAATGCAGATAAACCAATAGCGTCAGGTTTTACCTCATCAATTTTTTCTATGAATTTTTGTAATGGCACTTGTTTGCCTAGATCATATACTGAATAACCATTATTTTGAAAAATTGTTTTTACCAAATTTTTTCCAATATCATGAACATCACCATAAACTGTTCCCAGAACTAGTTTGCCTTTGCTAGTTCCTTCCTCTTTAACTAGATACTTTTCTAATTCTCCAACTGCAGCCTTCATACATTCAGCAGATTTGAGAACAAATGGCAAAATTAATTCCCCTGCACCAAACTTGTCACCAACTTCCTTCATTGCAGGAAGTAGATCTTCATTTAGAATTTTAATTGCCCCATCATGTGTTAATTCTTTAGGAGCATCAAGGGACAAAATACCATCATTATCTTTTATGATTTCAGGTTTTCCAATTTTATCAGCTATTGCCGCTACAACATCATTTTGAATTCCATCTTTTAGGCGATTTACGATTCTAAAATTTGCACGTTTTCCAGCAGGCCAAGAAGGATCAACATCTACTTTTTTAGATTCAGTAGTCCCTTGCGGACCTGTTTTTTCAAAATAGGAAATTAAATCAGATAATGCATTGGGATGAGTATTAAAGATCAGATCTTCTGCTAATTTTTTCTCTTTATCATCAATTTCACCATATGGAATTATTTCTTTGGCATTAACAATTGCAGAATCCAATCCAATTTTTACAGCATGATACAAAAATACAGAGTTGAGAATCTTTCTAGCGTATGGGGCCAACCCAAAACTGATGTTACTTAAACCCAATGTTGTAAATGAATTTGGAAATTTTTCTTTTACTAGTCGTATTCCTTCTAAAGTGTTTTTTCCTGCATCAAGAAATTCATCCTCACCAGTAGCTAAAGTAAATGTTAAAACATCAAAAATAAATTGTTCAATCTTTAAACCATATTTTTTTCCTGTCTCATAAAGTAATTCTGCAGTTTCTACTTTTTGCTGAGGAGTCTTTGCCATTCCGTTTGGCCCAATGCATAATGCAATTGCAGGTAAACCATATTTTGCCATTAAAGGTGCTAATTTTTTGAATCTACTCCCATCACCTTCAAGATTAATGGAATTAATTATGGGTCTTCCAGGAATTTGTTTTACAGCTGCTTCTATTACTTCAGGATCAGTTGAATCAATTACTAGAGGTGCATCAATTTCTAAACTTAATCGTTTTACAAGATTTAACATGAATGTTAATTCATCAGATCTTTCAGTTGTTGCAACACACACATCAAGACAATGTGCTCCATCCTCAACTTGAGCACGAGCTAAATCAACTAGTCCATCATAATCATCATTCAAAACAAGTTGTTTGGCTTTACGTGAGCCTTGAGTGTTAATTCTTTCACCAATAATTAATGGTGCA of Nitrosopumilus sp. contains these proteins:
- a CDS encoding dihydropteroate synthase codes for the protein MNVPRVSSALKAVELKQIPAPLIIGERINTQGSRKAKQLVLNDDYDGLVDLARAQVEDGAHCLDVCVATTERSDELTFMLNLVKRLSLEIDAPLVIDSTDPEVIEAAVKQIPGRPIINSINLEGDGSRFKKLAPLMAKYGLPAIALCIGPNGMAKTPQQKVETAELLYETGKKYGLKIEQFIFDVLTFTLATGEDEFLDAGKNTLEGIRLVKEKFPNSFTTLGLSNISFGLAPYARKILNSVFLYHAVKIGLDSAIVNAKEIIPYGEIDDKEKKLAEDLIFNTHPNALSDLISYFEKTGPQGTTESKKVDVDPSWPAGKRANFRIVNRLKDGIQNDVVAAIADKIGKPEIIKDNDGILSLDAPKELTHDGAIKILNEDLLPAMKEVGDKFGAGELILPFVLKSAECMKAAVGELEKYLVKEEGTSKGKLVLGTVYGDVHDIGKNLVKTIFQNNGYSVYDLGKQVPLQKFIEKIDEVKPDAIGLSALLVSTSKQMQFFVEHARKNKMTIPILCGGAAINSNYINRIAKDGGIYEPGVFYCNTMFEGLKTMDVLISDDKPKLLADWKIKLENWKEKSTASIDPDTLPKSDIKPVPAPTLKTIGEPIRLTFDQINMAEVWTMIDKKSLFKLSWGLRGKAGSASEDDHEQILTEWKMRIIREKLFEPQIVYGYFKCHNKNRKLLVENPHGEDVELEFPRSTKPDHLCLTDYFGENDIVAFQSVTVGNKVAQIIEQWNKEDKYTDAYYLHGLAVEVAEALAEWVNRKIKSEMNLEKGGLRYSWGFPSCPDVAQHHLVWKLLQPEKSGMTLTESGQIIPEQSTAAIVVHHPDAKYFVL